From a region of the Mus pahari chromosome 12, PAHARI_EIJ_v1.1, whole genome shotgun sequence genome:
- the Nrip1 gene encoding nuclear receptor-interacting protein 1, whose protein sequence is MTHGEELGSDVHQDSIVLTYLEGLLMHQAAGGSGTAINKKSAGHNEEDQNFNLSGSAFPSCQSNGPPVRAQTYQGSGMLHLKKARLLQSSEDWNAAKRKRLSDSIVNLNVKKEALLAGMVDSVPKGKQDGTLLASLLQSFSSRLQTVALSQQIRQSLKEQGYALSHESLKVEKDLRCYGVASSHLKTLLKKSKTKDQKSGTTLPDVTPNLIRDSFVESPHPVVGQSGTKVMSEPLSCAARLQAVASMVEKRASPAASPKPSVACSQLALLLSSEAHLQQYSREHALKTQNAHQVASERLAAMARLQENGQKDVGSSQLSKGVSGHLNGQARTLPASKLVPSKSNAATFQSPMGVVPSSPKNTSYKNSPERNNLKQAANNSLLLHLLKSQTIPAPMNGHSQNERGSSFESSTPTTIDEYSDNNPSFTDDSSGDESSYSNCVPIDLSCKHRIEKPEAERPVLLENLTQSLLNTWDPKVPGVDIKEDQDTSTNSKLNSHQKVTLLQLLLGHKSDETVERNASPQDIHSDGTKFSPQNYTRTSVIESPSTNRTTPVSTPPLYTSSQAESPINLSQHSLVIKWNSPPYACSTPASKLTNTAASHLMDLTKGKDSQAEKPAPSEGAQNSATFSASKLLQNLAQCGLQSSVPGEEQRPSKQLLSGNPDKPLGLIDRLNSPLLSNKTNAAEENKAFSSQPAGPEPGLPGCEIENLLERRTVLQLLLGNSSKGKNEKKEKTPARDDAPQEERAGNEQILMVKIKSEPCDDFQTHHTNLHLNHDAKSAPFLGVTPTMPRSTAALPVSEDFKSEPASPQDFSFSKNGLLSRLLRQNQESYPTDEQDKSHRNSELPTPESKNICMVPKKRKLYTEPLENPFKKMKNTAVDTANHHGGPEVLYGSLLHQEELKFSRNDLEYKYPAGHSSASDGDHRSWARESKSFNVLKQLLLSENCVRDLSPHRSDSVTDTKKKGHKNNVPNSKPEFSISSLNGLMYSSPQPGSCVTDHRTFSYPGMVKTPLSPPFPEHLGCVGSRPDPGLLNGCSGPVPSEKGPIKWVIADMDKNEYEKDSPRLTKTNPILYYMLQKGGGNSVTTQETQDKDIWREPASAESLSQVTVKEELLPAAETKAAFFNLRSPYNSHMGNNASRPHSTNGEVYGLLGSVLTIKKESE, encoded by the coding sequence ATGACTCATGGAGAAGAGCTTGGCTCTGATGTGCATCAGGATTCTATTGTTTTAACCTACCTAGAAGGATTACTAATGCATCAGGCAGCAGGGGGATCAGGCACTGCCATTAACAAAAAGTCTGCCGGCCACAACGAGGAAGACCAGAACTTTAACCTCTCGGGCAGTGCGTTTCCCTCCTGTCAAAGCAATGGTCCCCCTGTCAGAGCCCAGACATACCAGGGATCTGGCATGCTGCACCTCAAAAAAGCCAGACTGCTGCAGTCTTCTGAGGACTGGAACGCGGCAAAGCGGAAGAGGCTGTCTGATTCCATCGTGAATTTAAACGTAAAGAAGGAAGCGTTGCTGGCTGGCATGGTTGACAGTGTGCCCAAAGGCAAGCAGGACGGCACGTTGCTGGCCTCTTTGCTTCAGTCATTCAGCTCCAGGCTGCAGACTGTTGCTCTGTCACAGCAGATTAGACAGAGCCTCAAGGAGCAGGGATATGCCCTCAGCCACGAGTCTTTAAAAGTGGAGAAAGATTTAAGGTGCTATGGCGTGGCCTCAAGTCACTTAAAAACTCTgttgaagaaaagcaaaaccaaggaTCAAAAGTCAGGTACCACCCTCCCTGATGTGACGCCGAACCTTATCAGAGATAGCTTTGTTGAGTCACCTCATCCCGTCGTGGGACAAAGCGGAACCAAGGTCATGAGTGAGCCCTTGTCGTGTGCCGCACGATTACAGGCTGTTGCCAGCATGGTGGAGAAAAGGGCGAGCCCCGCCGCCTCCCCCAAGCCTAGCGTTGCCTGCAGCCAGTTGGCGCTGCTCCTGTCCAGCGAGGCCCACCTGCAGCAGTACTCTCGGGAACATGCTCTAAAAACGCAGAATGCGCATCAGGTGGCGAGCGAAAGACTCGCGGCCATGGCCAGATTGCAAGAGAACGGGCAGAAGGACGTGGGTAGTTCGCAGCTCTCCAAAGGGGTGTCTGGCCATCTCAACGGGCAGGCCAGAACACTGCCGGCCAGCAAACTGGTGCCCAGCAAGAGTAACGCGGCCACCTTTCAGAGTCCAATGGGTGTTGTTCCTTCCTCCCCCAAAAACACGAGCTATAAGAACTCACCGGAAAGAAACAACCTAAAGCAGGCTGCTAATAATAGTTTGCTTTTGCATCTCCTCAAAAGCCAGACCATACCCGCGCCGATGAACGGGCACAGCCAGAACGAGAGAGGGAGCAGTTTTGAGAGTAGCACGCCCACCACGATTGATGAGTACTCCGATAACAATCCGAGCTTTACAGACGACAGCAGTGGAGACGAAAGCTCGTACTCCAACTGCGTTCCCATAGACCTGTCTTGCAAACACCGGATCGAAAAACCGGAAGCTGAGCGGCCCGTTTTGCTGGAGAACCTAACCCAGTCCTTGTTAAACACGTGGGATCCCAAGGTCCCCGGCGTTGACATCAAAGAAGATCAAGATACCTCAACAAATTCCAAGCTGAATTCACACCAGAAAGTCACTCTTCTTCAATTGCTGCTCGGCCATAAAAGTGACGAAACTGTTGAAAGGAATGCCAGCCCTCAGGACATCCATAGTGATGGGACTAAGTTCAGTCCTCAGAATTACACAAGGACTTCTGTCATCGAAAGCCCCAGTACCAACAGGACTACCCCAGTGAGCACTCCACCACTGTATACATCCAGCCAAGCAGAGTCCCCCATCAATCTTTCTCAACACTCTCTAGTCATCAAGTGGAATTCCCCGCCCTATGCCTGCAGTACTCCCGCTTCCAAACTAACGAACACCGCGGCTAGCCACCTGATGGACCTCACAAAAGGCAAAGACTCACAAGCCGAGAAACCAGCCCCGAGTGAAGGTGCACAAAATTCGGCCACGTTCAGTGCCAGTAAACTGTTACAAAATTTGGCTCAGTGCGGATTGCAGTCTTCCGTGCCAGGGGAAGAGCAGAGACCCAGCAAACAGCTGTTAAGTGGAAACCCAGACAAACCTCTCGGTCTGATTGATAGATTAAATAGCCCTCTGCTCTCAAATAAAACCAACGCAGCTGAAGAGAACAAAGCCTTCAGCAGTCAGCCCGCTGGGCCTGAACCGGGGCTTCCTGGGTGTGAGATAGAAAATCTCCTGGAAAGACGGACTGTCCTTCAGTTGCTCCTGGGAAATTCCAGCAAagggaagaatgagaagaaagagaaaaccccgGCACGAGATGACGCTCCCCAGGAGGAGAGAGCTGGAAATGAACAGATACTCATGGTGAAAATTAAATCTGAGCCTTGTGACGACTTCCAGACCCACCACACAAACCTGCATTTAAACCACGATGCCAAGAGCGCCCCGTTCTTAGGCGTGACTCCCACCATGCCCAGGAGCACAGCGGCCTTACCAGTGTCGGAGGACTTTAAATCCGAGCCTGCTTCACCTCAGGATTTCTCTTTCTCAAAGAACGGTCTGTTGAGTCGATTGCTGAGACAGAATCAAGAGAGTTACCCGACAGATGAGCAGGACAAGAGTCACAGAAACAGTGAGCTGCCAACCCCGGAGTCGAAGAACATCTGCATGGTCCCGAAGAAAAGGAAGCTGTATACGGAACCACTGGAGAAtccatttaaaaagatgaaaaatactgCTGTAGATACTGCCAATCATCATGGCGGCCCAGAAGTACTCTACGGGTCGTTGCTTCATCAGGAAGAGCTGAAGTTTAGCAGGAATGATCTTGAATATAAATACCCTGCTGGGCATAGTTCAGCCAGCGATGGTGACCACAGGAGTTGGGCCAGAGAGAGCAAAAGCTTCAATGTTCTCAAGCAGCTGCTTCTCTCCGAGAACTGTGTGCGAGATTTGTCCCCACACAGGAGTGACTCTGTCACCGACAcgaaaaagaaaggacacaaaaACAACGTGCCCAATAGCAAGCCTGAATTcagcatttcttctttaaatggaCTGATGTATAGTTCCCCGCAGCCTGGCAGTTGTGTGACGGATCATAGGACATTTTCATACCCGGGAATGGTAAAAACCCCTCTGAGCCCTCCATTCCCAGAGCACTTGGGCTGTGTGGGGTCCAGACCAGATCCTGGGCTTTTGAATGGATGTTCCGGGCCCGTGCCCAGTGAGAAGGGACCCATTAAGTGGGTCATCGCAGATATGGATAAGAATGAGTATGAAAAAGACTCTCCAAGACTGACCAAAACTAATCCAATCCTCTACTACATGCTACAGAAGGGAGGAGGCAATTCTGTTACCACACAAGAAACACAGGACAAAGACATCTGGAGGGAGCCTGCATCAGCCGAGAGTCTCTCACAAGTTACAGTCAAAGAAGAGCTACTTCCGGCTGCAGAAACTAAAGCTGCTTTCTTTAATCTAAGAAGCCCTTACAATAGCCATATGGGAAATAACGCTTCTCGCCCACACAGTACAAATGGAGAAGTGTATGGACTTCTGGGAAGCGTGCTCACAATAAAAAAAGAGTCAGAATAA